The Salvia miltiorrhiza cultivar Shanhuang (shh) chromosome 1, IMPLAD_Smil_shh, whole genome shotgun sequence genome has a window encoding:
- the LOC131004620 gene encoding homeobox-leucine zipper protein HAT22-like, which translates to MDNGDGEVCLGLGLGLGLSQISPKREIPQNKNKRLLFLDLSIPIHPNDHDLNSQMIRLDHDHNVAKDDDPDINFSMNFGRKKLRLTRDQTTLLEDSFRQHTTLNTGQKQTLAEKLNLKPRQVEVWFQNRRARSKLKQTEVECEILKKNCERLSDENRRLKKEVLELRSSLKMEKPQPPAAAATPFFHHNQKAACEKNGTGRGGGEAAAAAVLEVVHEP; encoded by the exons ATGGATAATGGAgatggtgaagtctgccttggCCTCGGCCTCGGTTTGGGCTTATCAcaaatttctccaaaaagagAAATCCCACAAAACAAGAACAAACGTCTTCTTTTTCTTGATCTCTCCATCCCAATCCATCCAAATGATCATGATCTCAATTCCCAAATGATCAGACTTGATCATGATCACAACGTTGCCAAAGACGATGATCCCGACATCAATTTCTCCATGAATTTTGGCAGGAAGAAATTGAGGCTCACTAGGGATCAGACCACCTTGCTTGAAGACAGTTTCAGACAGCACACCACCCTCAACAcg GGCCAGAAACAGACACTTGCAGAGAAATTGAATCTCAAACCTAGACAAGTTGAAGTTTGGTTTCAAAACAGAAGAGCAag GAGCAAATTGAAGCAAACTGAGGTAGAGTGCGAGATCTTGAAGAAAAACTGCGAGAGATTAAGCGACGAGAATCGGAGATTGAAGAAGGAGGTGTTGGAGCTACGGTCATCGCTGAAGATGGAAAAGCCACAGCCACCAGCTGCGGCGGCGACACCGTTTTTCCATCACAATCAGAAGGCGGCATGCGAGAAAAATGGGACAGGTAGGGGCGGCGGCGAAGCGGCTGCGGCAGCCGTTTTGGAGGTGGTCCACGAACCCTAA
- the LOC131004377 gene encoding LOW QUALITY PROTEIN: auxin efflux carrier component 2-like (The sequence of the model RefSeq protein was modified relative to this genomic sequence to represent the inferred CDS: inserted 2 bases in 1 codon) has protein sequence MITGKDIYDVLAAIIPLYVAMILAYGSVRWWKIFTPDQCSGINRFVAVFAVPLLGFHFISTNNIYAMNYHFIAADSLQKVVILAALFVWHALSNKQXSLEWMITLFSLSTLPNTLVMGIPLLRAMYGDFSGNLMVQIVVMQSVIWYTLMLFMFEYRGAKMLITDQFPDTAGSITSFKVDSDVISLNGRDPLQADAEIGDDGKLHVVVKRSTSASMISSYNKGMHSSGITPRASNLTGVEIYSVQSSREPTPRGSSFNQTDFYAMFNSKAASPKHGYTNSFGGDVFSLQSSKGATPRTSNFDEEMIKMGKKRAGAAGRSMSGELYNMPPPPPPSYPPPNPMFSGPRRKDSGSANVNISNTTSSASTAMANMNISNSTSNASTAVPNKELHMFVWSSSASPVSEANMRNAVNKAASSDLSSMDDAAAHSRENGKMNGEKEIEMEDAAKFPPNASPYSSHKKMDVEEGGVMGKKTQMPPTSVMTRLILIMVWRKLIRNPNTYASLFGLIWSLVSFRWNIEMPSIVKGSISILSDAGLGMAMFSLGLFMALQPKMINCGKSVATFSMAVRFLTGPAVIAATSIAIGLRGVLLHVAIVQAALPQGIVPFVFAKEYNVHPDILSTAVIFGMVIALPITILYYVLLGV, from the exons ATGATCACCGGAAAAGACATCTACGATGTCCTGGCGGCCATCATCCCGCTGTACGTGGCGATGATCCTAGCATACGGGTCGGTGCGGTGGTGGAAGATCTTCACCCCGGACCAGTGCTCCGGCATCAACCGGTTCGTGGCGGTGTTCGCGGTGCCCCTCCTGGGCTTCCACTTCATCTCGACCAACAACATCTACGCCATGAACTACCACTTCATCGCGGCGGACTCCCTGCAGAAGGTGGTGATCCTGGCGGCGCTCTTCGTGTGGCACGCCTTGAGCAACAAGCA CAGCCTGGAGTGGATGATcactctcttctccctctcCACTCTCCCCAACACGCTGGTGATGGGCATCCCCCTCCTCAGGGCCATGTACGGCGACTTCTCCGGCAACCTCATGGTGCAGATCGTGGTGATGCAGAGCGTCATCTGGTACACCCTCATGCTCTTCATGTTCGAGTACCGCGGCGCCAAGATGCTCATCACCGACCAGTTCCCCGACACCGCCGGCTCCATCACCTCCTTCAAGGTCGACTCCGACGTCATCTCCCTCAACGGCCGCGACCCTCTCCAGGCCGACGCCGAGATCGGCGACGACGGCAAGCTCCACGTCGTCGTCAAGCGCTCCACCTCCGCCTCCATGATCTCCTCCTACAACAAGGGGATGCACTCCAGCGGCATCACCCCGCGCGCCTCCAACCTCACCGGCGTCGAGATCTACTCCGTCCAGTCCTCGCGGGAGCCCACCCCGCGCGGCTCCAGCTTCAACCAGACCGACTTCTACGCCATGTTCAACAGCAAGGCCGCCAGCCCCAAGCACGGCTACACCAACAGCTTCGGCGGCGACGTCTTCTCGCTGCAGTCCTCCAAGGGCGCCACGCCCCGGACCTCCAACTTCGACGAGGAGATGATCAAGATGGGGAAGAAGCGGGCGGGGGCCGCGGGAAGGAGCATGAGCGGCGAGCTCTACAACATgcccccgccgccgccgccgtcttaTCCGCCGCCCAATCCCATGTTCTCCGGGCCGAGGAGGAAGGACAGCGGCAGCGCCAACGTGAACATCAGCAACACGACGAGCAGCGCGAGCACTGCGATGGCGAACATGAACATCAGCAACAGCACCAGCAATGCCAGCACTGCTGTCCCCAACAAGGAGCTGCACATGTTTGTGTGGAGCTCCAGCGCCTCGCCGGTGTCGGAAGCCAACATGAGAAACGCCGTCAACAAAGCCGCCTCCTCGGACCTCTCCAGCATGGACGATGCTGCTGCTCATTCAAGAG AGAATGGGAAAATGAACGGGGAGAAGGAGATTGAAATGGAGGATGCGGCCAAGTTCCCACCAAATGCTTCTCCATATTCATCCCACAAGAAAATGGATGTGGAAGAAGGTGGAGTGATGGGAAAAAAAACACAGATGCCACCCACCAGTGTTATGACTAGGCTTATTTTGATCATGGTTTGGAGGAAATTAATCAGAAATCCCAACACTTACGCTAGTCTCTTTGGCCTTATCTGGTCTCTTGTATCATTCAG GTGGAACATTGAGATGCCATCAATTGTGAAAGGCTCGATTTCGATTTTGTCCGATGCAGGCCTTGGCATGGCCATGTTCAGTCTAG GTTTATTCATGGCTTTGCAACCAAAGATGATAAACTGTGGGAAATCAGTAGCCACATTTTCAATGGCTGTGAGGTTCTTAACCGGGCCGGCTGTCATCGCTGCAACTTCCATCGCCATCGGCCTCCGCGGAGTTCTTCTGCACGTTGCAATCGTTCAG GCTGCACTTCCTCAGGGAATTGTTCCTTTCGTGTTTGCTAAAGAATACAATGTGCATCCAGACATACTCAGCACTGC AGTTATTTTTGGAATGGTGATAGCTTTGCCCATAACAATTCTGTACTATGTGCTGCTTGGGGTGTAA
- the LOC131004394 gene encoding protein trichome birefringence-like 5: protein MAASSWHFTKKINRYNYKLLTLSLLLLSLFCFLLFNRSALDPKLRDLSGTPAPLPVSRSSLFHDEFDDTRQPISVSSNLEQNVTAASKFPEPLSSKSDLDDEPTNKTPEPSVASEPESEEDSSERKSEPASNEENDVHISSNSNLDDEAPQKTSEALDPSKSELSDEEKITLISSESDSDDKNSTEWEESGEKMEFLKEGASSNAETGGYIDNAVAEKLRNCDMYSGKWVKDEGYPLYRAGSCPYVDEAFDCQSNGRPDSGYTQWRWKPHGCELPRFNATDFLVRIRGKRLMLVGDSMNRNQFESLLCLLREGLPDKTKMYETRGNKITKGRGYFIFKFEDYNCTVEFVRSHFLVREGVRKNAQGNSNPTLSIDRIDKTAARWLRADILVFNTGHWWTHGKTSRGKNYYKEGDYIYPKFDAVEAYRRAIKTWATWIKNKMSRQKLVFYRGYSSAHFRGGDWDSGGSCNGETEPVVQGAIIDNYPQKMTIVEEILKETKVQAVLLNVTRLTNFRKDGHPSVYGKNVTGLKKVSTRRQDCSHWCLPGVPDAWNELIYATLVATQT, encoded by the exons ATGGCAGCTTCTTCCTGGCACTTCACCAAAAAAATCAACCGCTACAACTACAAGctcctcactctctctctcctcctcctctctctcttctgctTCCTCCTCTTCAACAGAAGCGCTCTCGACCCCAAACTCAGAGATCTCTCCGGAACCCCCGCTCCACTCCCCGTCTCGAGATCCTCTCTCTTCCACGACGAATTCGATGATACAAGACAACCCATTTCAGTTTCCTCTAATCTCGAACAAAATGTCACAGCCGCTTCTAAATTTCCGGAACCCCTTTCATCAAAATCTGATCTTGATGACGAACCTACGAACAAAACCCCAGAGCCTTCCGTTGCATCGGAGCCCGAATCGGAAGAGGATTCCAGTGAGAGAAAAAGCGAGCCCGCGTCGAATGAGGAAAATGATGTTCACATCTCATCAAATTCTAATCTTGACGACGAAGCTCCACAGAAAACTTCGGAGGCGTTGGATCCATCGAAGTCCGAGCTGTCGGACGAGGAAAAAATAACTTTGATTTCGTCGGAGTCGGATTCCGATGATAAAAACAGCACGGAATGGGAAgaaagtggtgaaaagatgGAGTTTCTGAAGGAGGGTGCTTCATCAAATGCTGAAACTGGTGGTTACATTGATAATGCGGTGGCGGAGAAGCTGCGGAATTGTGATATGTACAGTGGGAAATGGGTGAAAGATGAAGGGTATCCGCTGTATAGAGCGGGCTCTTGTCCGTACGTGGATGAGGCTTTCGATTGTCAGAGCAATGGGAGGCCGGATTCTGGGTATACGCAATGGAGATGGAAGCCACATGGATGTGAACTTCCcag GTTTAATGCGACAGACTTCTTGGTGAGAATCAGAGGAAAGAGGCTTATGCTGGTTGGAGACTCTATGAACCGGAACCAGTTTGAATCTCTGCTGTGTCTTCTGCGTGAAGGTCTTCCGGATAAGACCAAAATGTATGAAACTCGtgggaataaaataacaaaaggaaggggatatttcattttcaaatttgag GACTACAACTGCACTGTGGAATTTGTCCGGTCCCATTTCCTTGTCAGGGAAGGGGTTCGTAAGAATGCACAAGGAAATTCCAACCCGACTCTATCCATTGACCGTATTGACAAGACAGCTGCTCGTTGGCTGAGAGCAGATATACTCGTGTTCAACACAGGGCACTGGTGGACCCATGGGAAGACGTCTAGGGG GAAAAACTACTATAAAGAAGGCGACTACATCTATCCTAAATTTGATGCTGTGGAGGCATATAGGAGAGCCATCAAGACCTGGGCGACGTGgatcaagaacaaaatgagccGTCAAAAGCTGGTTTTCTATCGTGGCTACTCGTCTGCTCATTTCAG AGGCGGAGACTGGGATTCCGGTGGATCATGCAACGGAGAGACTGAACCGGTAGTGCAAGGGGCTATCATCGACAACTACCCTCAGAAGATGACGATTGTGGAGGAAATCCTCAAGGAGACGAAGGTGCAAGCGGTGTTGCTCAACGTTACACGCCTGACCAATTTCCGCAAGGATGGACACCCCTCCGTTTATGGAAAGAACGTGACCGGACTCAAGAAGGTCTCTACTAGAAGGCAAGACTGTAGCCATTGGTGTCTTCCCGGAGTGCCCGATGCCTGGAACGAGCTCATTTATGCTACATTGGTAGCCACCCAAACTTAA
- the LOC131004498 gene encoding nucleotide-sugar uncharacterized transporter 1 isoform X1, which produces MLGFLLRKDVRKILKRKDSDAGEKGRALEELRASMFSRFRSVSGSKRQQQSLWAPTIALTFNFLVSVSIILMNKLVLVNTGFNYPIFLTFIHYVCSWLIMAILKALSILSLSPPSKSTKYSTLLSLGIVMSLSTGLANVSLKYNSVGFYQMAKIAVTPAIVLAEFILFRKRISRQKVLALTIVSVGVAVATVTDLQFHFFGACIALAWIVPSAVNKILWSNLQQQDNWNALALMWKTTPITLFFLVMLMPSLDPPGVLSFNWNRYNCATIGGSAILGFLLQWSGALALGATSATTHAVLGQFKTCVILLGGFVLFGSNPGLTSICGAATALIGMSLYTYLNLKSQQQSTLPLSKSKLSKENSHEIHMEVVENSPNLQLVEQRP; this is translated from the exons ATGTTGGGTTTTTTGCTCAGGAAAGATGTCAGGAAAATTCTCAAACGCAAGGATAGTGACGCCGGTGAAAAAG GTAGAGCCCTGGAGGAATTACGGGCATCTATGTTTAGCAGATTCCGGTCAGTCAGTGGGTCCAAGCGGCAACAGCAATCTCTCTGGGCGCCCACTATTGCCCTTACATTCAATTTTTTGGTTTCTGTTAGTATTATCTTGATGAACAAACTG GTACTCGTCAACACTGGGTTTAATTATCCAATATTCTTGACTTTTATTCACTATGTATGTAGTTGGTTGATAATGGCAATCCTAAAAGCTCTCTCGATTCTTTCTCTATCCCCTCCTTCCAAGTCGACCAAATATTCCACTTTGCTGTCTCTTGGTATAGTTATGTCGCTCTCCACTGGTCTTGCAAATGTTAGCTTGAAATATAATAG TGTGGGATTTTATCAGATGGCTAAGATCGCAGTGACGCCGGCTATTGTTCTGGCTGAGTTTATTTTGTTCCGGAAAAGAATCTCGAGGCAAAAG GTGCTTGCACTTACTATAGTATCAGTTGGTGTTGCTGTAGCTACGGTAACCGATCTCCAGTTTCATTTTTTTGGCGCTTGCATAGCCTTAGCATGGATTGTACCGAGTGcagtaaataaaatattgtggTCTAATCTTCAACAACAAGACAACTGGAACGCCCTGGC GCTAATGTGGAAGACAACACCTATTACTTTGTTCTTCCTGGTGATGTTAATGCCATCACTGGACCCTCCAGGTGTGCTTTCGTTCAACTGGAACCGCTATAACTGTGCAACTATTGGCGGTTCTGCTATTCTTGGCTTCTTGCTTCAATGGTCCGGTGCTCTAGCTCTCGG GGCGACCTCTGCAACCACGCATGCTGTTCTTGGACAGTTCAAGACTTGTGTGATCCTTCTAGGTGGCTTTGTTCTCTTCGGTTCGAATCCTGGGCTGACGAGCATCTGTGGAGCTGCGACTGCTCTCATTGGCATGTCCCTGTACACGTATCTCAACTTGAAGTCGCAGCAGCAATCCACGCTGCCACTATCAAAATCTAAGCTAAGCAAAGAAAACAGTCATGAGATCCATATGGAGGTGGTGGAGAACTCCCCTAATCTGCAGCTGGTGGAGCAGAGACCATAA
- the LOC131004498 gene encoding nucleotide-sugar uncharacterized transporter 1 isoform X2 has protein sequence MLGFLLRKDVRKILKRKDSDAGEKGRALEELRASMFSRFRSVSGSKRQQQSLWAPTIALTFNFLVSVSIILMNKLVLVNTGFNYPIFLTFIHYVCSWLIMAILKALSILSLSPPSKSTKYSTLLSLGIVMSLSTGLANVSLKYNSVGFYQMAKIAVTPAIVLAEFILFRKRISRQKVLALTIVSVGVAVATVTDLQFHFFGACIALAWIVPSAVNKILWSNLQQQDNWNALALMWKTTPITLFFLVMLMPSLDPPGVLSFNWNRYNCATIGGSAILGFLLQWSGALALGLCIRAVLKNHA, from the exons ATGTTGGGTTTTTTGCTCAGGAAAGATGTCAGGAAAATTCTCAAACGCAAGGATAGTGACGCCGGTGAAAAAG GTAGAGCCCTGGAGGAATTACGGGCATCTATGTTTAGCAGATTCCGGTCAGTCAGTGGGTCCAAGCGGCAACAGCAATCTCTCTGGGCGCCCACTATTGCCCTTACATTCAATTTTTTGGTTTCTGTTAGTATTATCTTGATGAACAAACTG GTACTCGTCAACACTGGGTTTAATTATCCAATATTCTTGACTTTTATTCACTATGTATGTAGTTGGTTGATAATGGCAATCCTAAAAGCTCTCTCGATTCTTTCTCTATCCCCTCCTTCCAAGTCGACCAAATATTCCACTTTGCTGTCTCTTGGTATAGTTATGTCGCTCTCCACTGGTCTTGCAAATGTTAGCTTGAAATATAATAG TGTGGGATTTTATCAGATGGCTAAGATCGCAGTGACGCCGGCTATTGTTCTGGCTGAGTTTATTTTGTTCCGGAAAAGAATCTCGAGGCAAAAG GTGCTTGCACTTACTATAGTATCAGTTGGTGTTGCTGTAGCTACGGTAACCGATCTCCAGTTTCATTTTTTTGGCGCTTGCATAGCCTTAGCATGGATTGTACCGAGTGcagtaaataaaatattgtggTCTAATCTTCAACAACAAGACAACTGGAACGCCCTGGC GCTAATGTGGAAGACAACACCTATTACTTTGTTCTTCCTGGTGATGTTAATGCCATCACTGGACCCTCCAGGTGTGCTTTCGTTCAACTGGAACCGCTATAACTGTGCAACTATTGGCGGTTCTGCTATTCTTGGCTTCTTGCTTCAATGGTCCGGTGCTCTAGCTCTCGG GCTGTGTATTCGGGCAGTATTGAAGAATCATGCCTGA